From Marivirga harenae, one genomic window encodes:
- a CDS encoding AI-2E family transporter, with protein MKVSFQNAFFTLAFIALLIAFLVLAKSILIPLGIALLLAFILFPVHKKFMKWGIGNILAAFLSILLLIIIIGGGITFFSAEIIALSDEISNFGKKLTTLSTDLIVFVNKNISLVDDLEKDQLLKDLKSWFKDSAGSLLGGTFNSTANFFTGMITMFIYMFLFLIYHKGLVRAFMKFSPAEQKKQFFNMLKEIQQVGQKYLSGMLILIVILGFANSIGLWIIGIDSPFLFGFLAASLSIIPYIGTTLGATIPVLYAFMSHDSLFIPLAVAILFWAVQLIESNFLSPKIVGNSVNVNAFAAILSLIIGASIWGVAGMVLFLPFAAMLKVICEEYEPLQPLALLIGNANFQDGDGHKKGLYKRLKEKFKSN; from the coding sequence ATGAAAGTATCATTTCAAAACGCATTTTTTACGCTTGCATTTATTGCACTTTTAATCGCATTTTTAGTGTTGGCAAAGTCGATTTTAATTCCTCTCGGCATTGCATTGCTCTTGGCATTTATATTATTTCCTGTTCATAAAAAGTTTATGAAATGGGGAATAGGCAATATATTAGCAGCATTTTTATCTATACTATTATTAATCATCATCATAGGAGGAGGAATTACCTTCTTTTCAGCAGAGATCATTGCATTATCAGACGAGATCAGCAATTTCGGAAAGAAACTTACTACCCTTTCGACTGATCTGATCGTGTTTGTAAATAAGAATATCAGTTTGGTTGATGATTTAGAAAAAGATCAACTGCTAAAGGATTTGAAATCCTGGTTTAAAGATTCCGCAGGAAGCCTTCTAGGTGGCACCTTCAATAGTACGGCCAATTTCTTTACAGGAATGATTACTATGTTTATCTATATGTTTCTATTCCTGATTTATCATAAAGGTTTGGTTAGAGCCTTTATGAAATTCTCACCTGCTGAGCAGAAAAAGCAATTTTTTAATATGCTGAAGGAAATTCAGCAAGTAGGGCAAAAATATCTGTCTGGCATGTTAATTCTAATAGTAATTTTAGGTTTTGCAAATAGTATTGGCCTATGGATAATTGGAATTGACAGTCCATTCCTCTTTGGTTTTTTGGCTGCCTCACTTTCCATTATTCCGTACATAGGAACTACTTTAGGTGCTACTATTCCTGTTCTATATGCATTTATGTCGCATGATTCTCTTTTCATACCTTTAGCAGTTGCCATTCTTTTTTGGGCTGTTCAATTAATAGAGAGTAATTTTTTGAGTCCAAAGATAGTAGGCAATAGCGTGAATGTAAATGCATTTGCTGCTATTCTAAGTTTGATAATCGGGGCATCCATTTGGGGCGTTGCCGGTATGGTACTATTCCTTCCTTTTGCTGCCATGCTAAAAGTGATTTGCGAAGAGTACGAACCCTTACAACCCTTAGCCTTATTGATAGGAAATGCTAATTTCCAGGATGGGGATGGTCATAAAAAGGGTCTATATAAGAGATTAAAAGAGAAGTTTAAGAGTAATTAA
- a CDS encoding glycoside hydrolase family 113 yields the protein MERRMKVNKWKFIFLLIGLAAIALFSNSYFFPAEETNKVQRINGFNLVAPPQAFPIDSLQKIKAIGTNWVAIVPYAFCNAKTGEINFDHARQWWGEKPEGVIETIQMARSMGLKIMLKPHLWVGGQGWAGDLEFESDSLWHLFEEQYSLYIEAYIEIADSMNVEIFCIGTEIRKSTQSRNDFWLELILKCRKNYKGKLTYAANWDEYENIQFWDQLDLVGIDAYFPLSTEKKPTKEQLISAWLQPKEEIEKVSKKFNKPIIFTEYGYESIDYNTMGHWMLSKDSLNINFENQRIAFEALYESFNSEKWWQGGFIWKWHLHSFKNSNRSFKAYTPQSKPALKSIENEFNRHF from the coding sequence TTGGAAAGGAGGATGAAAGTGAATAAATGGAAATTCATATTCTTATTAATTGGACTTGCTGCTATTGCATTATTCAGCAATTCGTACTTTTTTCCTGCTGAGGAAACTAACAAGGTTCAAAGAATTAATGGCTTTAATTTGGTTGCACCTCCACAAGCATTTCCAATTGATTCCCTTCAAAAAATAAAGGCAATTGGTACTAATTGGGTCGCAATTGTGCCTTACGCTTTTTGCAATGCTAAGACCGGTGAAATTAATTTTGATCATGCTAGGCAATGGTGGGGAGAAAAACCTGAAGGAGTGATAGAAACCATCCAGATGGCAAGATCAATGGGATTAAAAATAATGCTGAAACCCCACCTTTGGGTCGGTGGACAAGGTTGGGCCGGGGACTTGGAGTTTGAATCGGACAGCCTCTGGCATCTATTTGAGGAGCAATATTCGCTTTACATAGAAGCTTATATTGAAATAGCGGATTCAATGAATGTGGAAATATTTTGTATTGGTACTGAAATCAGAAAATCTACCCAGTCTAGAAATGATTTTTGGCTTGAACTAATATTAAAATGCCGAAAGAACTACAAGGGAAAGTTAACCTATGCAGCCAATTGGGATGAATATGAAAACATACAGTTTTGGGACCAATTGGATTTAGTCGGTATTGATGCCTATTTTCCTTTAAGCACTGAAAAGAAACCTACTAAAGAGCAACTTATTAGTGCATGGCTCCAACCTAAAGAAGAAATAGAAAAGGTGTCTAAAAAATTCAATAAACCTATTATATTCACAGAGTATGGATATGAGAGTATTGATTACAATACAATGGGACATTGGATGTTGTCTAAAGATAGCTTAAATATTAATTTTGAAAATCAGAGGATTGCCTTTGAGGCACTATACGAATCTTTTAATAGCGAAAAATGGTGGCAAGGTGGTTTTATATGGAAATGGCACTTACATAGCTTTAAAAATAGTAATCGATCTTTCAAAGCCTATACACCCCAATCAAAGCCAGCATTAAAATCAATTGAAAACGAATTTAACCGGCATTTTTAA
- a CDS encoding AI-2E family transporter, whose product MKLHDQSTTNKLLLVLVIPVIFYSLQLLSFIFIPLMFAIFIALLFTPMMRWMKKRKVPQFIALGTVILILALTGFSGFKIVQMSGKQIEEGKSEIFRKLDNKVEQVVTPFAETLGLDPSNGESTIKGLLKSDKIESFILDNFTITISFIQSTVVNILMTLFFLMLLLAGSLNFKDILQSTLFTGGTQSVKTFMKVERSVSDFLKVKIFVSLLTGIAFGVIAWSLGISFPLFWGLLAFVINFVQMVGSVISTVLVMIFAFIEIESPGTLLLAAILFTGAQVLFGAVLEPIFMGKSFSINIIVVLVMLMFWGFIWGVPGLILSIPLTVLFKTILNEFQGGKKFAKLMS is encoded by the coding sequence ATGAAATTGCACGATCAATCCACCACTAACAAACTTTTACTAGTACTAGTAATACCTGTAATATTTTACAGCCTGCAGTTATTATCATTTATATTCATCCCTCTAATGTTTGCCATTTTCATTGCATTATTATTTACCCCTATGATGCGTTGGATGAAAAAAAGAAAGGTCCCCCAATTTATCGCACTGGGGACGGTAATCCTGATTTTGGCATTGACTGGCTTTTCGGGTTTTAAAATTGTTCAAATGTCCGGGAAGCAAATAGAAGAAGGTAAATCAGAAATATTCAGAAAATTAGACAACAAGGTGGAGCAGGTAGTGACGCCATTTGCTGAAACTTTAGGACTTGACCCTTCCAATGGGGAAAGTACTATAAAAGGTTTATTAAAAAGTGATAAAATAGAGAGCTTTATTTTAGATAATTTTACCATCACTATTTCTTTTATACAAAGCACAGTGGTCAATATCCTGATGACACTTTTCTTTCTAATGTTGCTATTAGCGGGTTCTCTCAACTTTAAAGATATTTTACAAAGTACCTTATTTACTGGTGGAACCCAATCGGTTAAGACTTTTATGAAAGTAGAACGCAGCGTTTCTGATTTCTTGAAAGTTAAAATATTTGTCAGCCTATTAACCGGTATTGCTTTTGGAGTCATTGCTTGGTCTCTAGGTATTAGCTTTCCGCTATTCTGGGGACTATTAGCCTTTGTGATCAATTTCGTGCAAATGGTGGGTTCTGTTATTTCCACTGTATTGGTGATGATTTTTGCCTTTATTGAAATTGAAAGTCCTGGCACCCTACTTTTGGCTGCTATTCTTTTTACTGGAGCTCAAGTTTTATTTGGAGCCGTATTAGAACCTATTTTTATGGGGAAATCTTTCTCGATCAATATTATTGTGGTATTGGTTATGTTAATGTTTTGGGGATTTATTTGGGGTGTTCCCGGTTTGATTTTATCCATTCCATTAACGGTCCTTTTCAAAACTATATTGAATGAATTTCAAGGTGGTAAGAAATTCGCGAAGTTGATGTCTTGA
- a CDS encoding aldo/keto reductase, whose amino-acid sequence MRQTSSKRKAIEFSPYLVGTMRLGKWGENFNTKQWLEFIEKSLALGLKDFDHADIYGDYTTEADFGKVLKENPHLRNEMQITTKCGIRMPAEKRPKNKMKTYDSGDKYILQSVENSLRNLHTDYIDVLLLHRPDFLMNPNEIAETFEKLRDDGKVRFFGVSNFTTSQFEMINSVFPLITHQIEASISHLNPFEDGTLDQLLVKNIRPTVWSPLGGGNLKQKENYKLNQELDKVFGILCEKYEVNTAQLMLLFLKKHPSGIIPVLGTSKPERLEEALEIDSKNMEKEDWYALYSATKGEELP is encoded by the coding sequence ATGCGACAAACAAGCTCAAAACGAAAAGCAATAGAATTTTCTCCTTATTTAGTTGGGACCATGCGTTTAGGCAAATGGGGCGAAAATTTTAATACTAAACAATGGTTAGAGTTTATTGAGAAATCTCTGGCATTAGGGTTAAAGGATTTTGACCATGCTGACATTTATGGTGACTATACTACTGAGGCAGATTTTGGGAAAGTATTAAAAGAAAATCCTCATTTGCGAAATGAAATGCAAATTACCACCAAATGTGGAATAAGAATGCCAGCTGAAAAACGGCCAAAAAATAAGATGAAGACTTATGATTCTGGCGATAAATATATCCTTCAGTCTGTAGAAAACTCGCTTCGGAATCTGCACACTGATTATATTGACGTTTTATTATTGCACCGTCCTGATTTTTTGATGAACCCCAACGAAATAGCTGAAACTTTCGAGAAATTAAGGGATGATGGAAAGGTGAGATTTTTTGGTGTTTCTAATTTTACGACTTCCCAATTTGAAATGATTAATTCAGTTTTTCCTTTGATCACTCATCAAATAGAAGCTTCAATAAGTCATCTCAATCCATTTGAAGATGGGACGTTGGATCAATTGTTGGTGAAAAATATTCGCCCCACTGTTTGGTCTCCGTTAGGTGGAGGAAATTTAAAGCAAAAAGAAAATTATAAACTTAATCAAGAGTTGGATAAGGTATTCGGTATTTTGTGCGAGAAATATGAAGTGAATACTGCACAGTTGATGTTGCTTTTTCTGAAAAAGCATCCTTCCGGTATCATACCAGTATTGGGCACTTCAAAACCAGAAAGATTGGAAGAAGCCTTGGAGATTGATTCAAAAAATATGGAGAAAGAAGATTGGTATGCATTATATTCAGCAACAAAAGGAGAGGAATTGCCTTAA
- the mnmE gene encoding tRNA uridine-5-carboxymethylaminomethyl(34) synthesis GTPase MnmE → MLDQLKETIIALSTAPGVGAIAVIRLSGEEAISITNTVFRGKNLLNQKSHTAHFGTIRNDEGEIIDEVVATLFVAPHSFTKENVVEISCHGSPYIVQRLIKLFLTKGVRLAKAGEFTQRAFLNGQFDLAQAEAVADLINADTEASHKAALNQMRGGFSEQIKQLRAELIHFASMIELELDFGEEDVEFADRDDLKKLVNQLLSVITALVSSFDLGNVIKNGVPTVIAGKPNTGKSTLLNALLNEEKAIVSDIAGTTRDFIEDEINLEGVVFRFIDTAGLRDTEDKVEAIGVQRTKDKMKQASLIIYMFDLKNDSLTEVNRDINMLENLGIPFIKVGNKLDEAQQDLYSEMKKDKNTLFISAINKEGLEALKTKLVETVNLDNFKTGDTVVTNIRHYDNLVQTQNSLNAVLRGLDDNITGDFLALDIRHSLRFLGEITGEITTDDLLANIFSKFCIGK, encoded by the coding sequence ATGTTAGATCAGCTGAAGGAAACCATTATTGCATTATCCACAGCACCGGGAGTAGGTGCTATTGCCGTTATCCGTTTATCCGGTGAAGAAGCGATTTCCATAACTAATACCGTTTTCAGAGGAAAAAATCTGTTGAATCAAAAAAGCCATACAGCTCATTTTGGTACCATTCGAAATGATGAAGGCGAAATCATAGATGAAGTGGTAGCTACTTTATTCGTAGCACCTCATTCTTTCACAAAAGAGAATGTAGTAGAGATTTCCTGTCATGGTTCGCCTTACATTGTGCAAAGACTGATCAAATTATTCCTGACGAAAGGAGTTCGATTAGCAAAAGCAGGAGAATTTACTCAAAGAGCCTTTTTGAATGGACAGTTTGACTTAGCTCAAGCCGAAGCCGTGGCCGATTTAATCAATGCCGATACAGAAGCCTCACATAAAGCAGCGCTGAATCAAATGCGTGGCGGGTTTTCAGAGCAAATAAAACAATTGCGTGCTGAATTGATCCATTTTGCAAGTATGATCGAGCTGGAGCTTGATTTTGGTGAAGAAGATGTGGAGTTTGCCGATAGAGACGATTTGAAAAAGCTGGTCAATCAATTGTTGAGCGTCATTACCGCTTTAGTCAGCAGTTTTGATTTGGGGAATGTGATTAAAAATGGAGTGCCTACGGTAATTGCAGGAAAACCTAACACAGGGAAATCTACTCTTCTCAATGCACTTCTCAATGAAGAAAAAGCTATTGTTTCTGATATAGCAGGGACTACCCGAGACTTCATAGAAGATGAAATCAATTTAGAGGGTGTTGTGTTTCGCTTTATTGATACTGCAGGGTTACGAGATACCGAAGATAAAGTAGAGGCTATTGGGGTGCAGCGAACCAAAGATAAAATGAAGCAGGCTTCCTTGATCATTTATATGTTTGATTTGAAAAATGATAGCTTAACAGAAGTCAATCGCGACATCAACATGCTCGAAAATCTAGGGATTCCCTTTATAAAAGTAGGGAATAAATTGGATGAAGCACAGCAAGACCTTTACAGTGAAATGAAAAAAGATAAAAACACCCTTTTTATCTCAGCAATCAATAAGGAAGGCCTAGAGGCATTAAAAACCAAGTTAGTGGAAACTGTCAATCTTGATAATTTCAAAACAGGCGATACGGTAGTTACCAATATTCGTCACTATGATAATCTGGTTCAAACCCAAAACAGCTTAAATGCTGTATTGAGAGGATTGGATGATAATATTACAGGCGACTTTTTAGCCTTAGACATCCGGCATTCTTTGAGATTCTTAGGCGAGATCACTGGGGAAATTACAACGGATGATTTGCTGGCAAATATTTTCAGTAAGTTTTGTATTGGGAAGTAA
- a CDS encoding agmatine deiminase family protein, with amino-acid sequence MIIDSECNTVYFSKKLQDNFPEEYQHISEALAPFDYIKVNLLKGTKDEWARDYMPIQTAEKRLVKFRYQPSYEVRSKWTEPSAVLKANKLRADFSKHNINLDGGNIVKWKDKVIITDRVVTENHIYKNDQELLFERIAEDLQTQVIIVKAHKERDDMTGHADGMLRFVNENTLIGNRLKDESKPIRESIEKMLEKHHFNYIDLPFFEDKSNNHYSAIGNYVNFLEIANIILFPIFDHLDQKNDEALSIMKKTFPNRQIIPINIDAVGRDGGLMNCISWCLKQ; translated from the coding sequence ATGATCATAGATTCCGAATGCAATACTGTCTATTTTTCCAAAAAGCTTCAGGATAATTTTCCAGAAGAGTACCAGCACATATCGGAAGCATTGGCTCCTTTTGATTACATTAAAGTAAACCTTTTAAAAGGTACAAAAGACGAATGGGCTCGTGATTATATGCCGATCCAAACTGCAGAAAAACGATTGGTGAAATTTCGTTACCAGCCTAGTTATGAAGTAAGATCCAAATGGACAGAGCCTTCTGCTGTTTTAAAAGCCAATAAGCTAAGGGCTGACTTCTCTAAACACAACATCAATTTGGATGGAGGAAATATTGTAAAATGGAAGGATAAGGTCATCATAACTGATCGAGTGGTGACAGAAAATCACATCTATAAAAATGATCAAGAGTTGTTGTTTGAAAGAATTGCTGAAGATCTACAAACCCAAGTGATTATTGTAAAAGCCCATAAAGAAAGGGATGATATGACAGGTCATGCAGATGGGATGCTGCGATTTGTAAATGAGAATACATTGATCGGAAATCGACTAAAGGATGAATCAAAACCCATCAGGGAAAGCATAGAGAAAATGCTTGAAAAACATCACTTCAACTATATTGACCTTCCTTTTTTTGAAGATAAGTCCAATAACCATTATTCAGCAATAGGTAACTATGTTAATTTTCTTGAAATCGCTAATATTATTCTATTTCCAATTTTTGATCATCTTGATCAAAAGAATGATGAGGCATTAAGTATTATGAAAAAAACTTTCCCTAATCGACAAATCATTCCTATCAATATTGATGCCGTTGGAAGAGATGGTGGATTGATGAATTGTATTAGTTGGTGTTTAAAACAGTAG
- a CDS encoding MATE family efflux transporter, whose translation MAKSRKYTEGKILNSLVSLAFPIIMANVLQTAYQLIDTFWLGRLGANAVAAVSLSFPILFLVLSLGGGLTLAGTVMVSQHKGAENQVKVNYASSQTVIVIFFISILLALVGYFSAEPLMKIVGAGPEILRDSISYFEVSSFGFVFLFMFFVFQSLMRGIGNVYLPMFIILGTVLLNLVLDPLFIFGWGPIEGNGVAGAAIASVFTQGISAVVGLFILFRGKMGIKIKFIHMKWDFLWVKKLFELGIPSSLDQSSRAAGMTFMIMLVTSFGSEVVAAYGVGARILSLVVVPALGFAIATTSLVGQNIGANKIKRAEKIGDLSNKIGFWGLTAIGLLLFIFAEPITAFFIPNDPTVIKNGALFIKIMAPSFGLLGVQQILNGVFNGAGFTQASMLISIFSLWIVRFPVAFMLSNKTTLGFEGIWWSFPISNFLAAILAFAYYKMGYWKMRVIKKRHEL comes from the coding sequence ATGGCAAAATCCAGGAAATACACAGAAGGTAAGATATTGAATTCCTTGGTGAGCTTGGCTTTTCCTATCATCATGGCCAATGTACTTCAGACTGCCTATCAACTAATAGATACTTTTTGGTTGGGGCGATTAGGTGCTAATGCAGTTGCGGCTGTGAGTTTAAGTTTCCCCATTCTATTTTTGGTGCTTTCACTAGGAGGAGGATTGACATTGGCAGGGACTGTAATGGTATCACAACATAAGGGTGCTGAAAATCAAGTTAAGGTAAACTATGCTTCTTCTCAGACCGTAATTGTTATATTTTTCATTTCTATTTTATTGGCATTGGTTGGTTATTTTTCGGCAGAACCGCTCATGAAAATAGTGGGTGCGGGTCCTGAAATTTTAAGAGATTCTATCAGCTACTTTGAAGTGTCCTCCTTTGGCTTCGTTTTCTTATTTATGTTCTTCGTTTTTCAGTCTTTGATGCGCGGCATTGGTAATGTTTATTTGCCGATGTTCATCATTTTAGGAACTGTGCTACTGAATCTGGTTCTAGATCCGCTATTTATTTTTGGTTGGGGGCCGATTGAAGGAAACGGAGTAGCAGGGGCTGCCATTGCTAGTGTTTTTACGCAAGGTATTTCTGCAGTAGTGGGTTTATTTATTCTATTTCGGGGGAAAATGGGAATCAAAATAAAGTTTATCCATATGAAATGGGATTTTTTATGGGTCAAAAAGCTTTTCGAATTAGGTATTCCCTCAAGTTTAGATCAATCGAGCCGGGCTGCAGGAATGACTTTTATGATTATGCTGGTAACAAGTTTTGGCAGTGAAGTAGTGGCAGCTTATGGAGTGGGTGCTAGGATCTTGAGTTTGGTTGTAGTGCCTGCTTTGGGCTTTGCTATTGCAACCACGAGTTTAGTAGGCCAAAATATAGGAGCCAATAAAATTAAAAGAGCCGAGAAAATTGGTGATTTAAGTAATAAGATTGGCTTTTGGGGCTTGACGGCTATCGGATTATTACTATTTATTTTTGCGGAGCCAATAACTGCTTTCTTCATTCCAAACGATCCCACAGTAATAAAGAATGGTGCCTTATTTATCAAAATAATGGCACCAAGTTTCGGATTGTTAGGAGTTCAGCAAATTTTGAATGGTGTTTTCAATGGAGCAGGATTTACCCAGGCCTCCATGCTAATTTCCATATTTAGTTTATGGATTGTCCGCTTTCCTGTTGCTTTTATGCTTTCTAATAAAACTACTCTAGGGTTTGAGGGAATTTGGTGGTCTTTCCCAATTTCTAATTTCTTGGCCGCTATCTTAGCTTTTGCTTATTATAAAATGGGCTATTGGAAAATGAGGGTGATTAAGAAACGACATGAACTGTGA
- a CDS encoding S9 family peptidase, with translation MIQKRFSQFFSLLLLLWCFVAQAQEKQTFTSFQEAMAGLRPLGGNSGPSNINWIDDGEAYSFTERGENGAQLIKSYNPKKDEQKLIFSTEGLKVPGSEDPFQYVSFQWSDDSKYLLFQTNFRPVWRRSGISDYYYYSIEDKTLDLVAKDAQTAELSPNGKKVGYERGGNLFVFDLAEKQETQLTNDAEDGFYNGRFGWAYEEEFGLAQAWEWSPDSEYIAFWQSDERDVPIFQMTDYQGTHKEWVELPYPQVGDTNPTVRIGVINVSEKSKEWMQVPLAEGYIPRIYWTAEKAKLAVMHLNRAQTHMKLYMADGATGDAKMILEEESDAWIDVFDFFAGIMHYAFFPSDATEFFWISDKDGYAHLYRYNYDGKLQNQVTTGNWEVVYVHAVDSKKKKIYYSSTEDSPLERQLYVINFNGKGKKKLTEQEGRHNIDMAPEATFFIDRYSNVNTPTKVDLRNASGKLVKALEENKEVTEALKNVAFVMPELSSFTNSEGDKIDISIYKPLGFDASQKYPMVLDVYGGPGAQSVYNQWSVSAWHQYLLHNGYVVIQVNNRGGGGYGREFEKIVYKNLGHSEAQDFADAANFIVDKGYVEADKIAIRGHSYGGYMSSFSILNHPNVFKVALVGAPVTDWRLYDSIYAERYMGLEEDNEEGYINSAPTTYAKNLTGHMFIAHSTMDENVHVQNTFQLVKALVDNGKDHDLKIFPPGAHGVAYNYPSYLLLMNNYINYLERYLK, from the coding sequence ATGATACAGAAACGATTTTCGCAGTTTTTTAGCTTGCTTTTGTTGCTTTGGTGCTTTGTAGCTCAGGCACAGGAAAAGCAAACATTTACAAGCTTTCAAGAAGCTATGGCTGGGCTTAGGCCTCTTGGAGGGAATTCTGGCCCAAGCAATATAAATTGGATTGATGATGGTGAGGCCTACTCATTTACTGAAAGGGGAGAAAATGGTGCTCAATTAATTAAATCATATAATCCCAAAAAGGATGAGCAGAAACTGATTTTTTCTACTGAAGGTCTAAAAGTGCCTGGCTCTGAAGACCCATTTCAATACGTTTCTTTTCAATGGTCTGATGATTCCAAATATTTACTGTTTCAGACGAATTTTCGTCCTGTTTGGAGAAGATCTGGCATATCAGATTATTACTATTATTCCATCGAAGATAAAACCTTGGATTTAGTAGCTAAAGATGCACAAACAGCGGAGTTATCTCCAAATGGAAAAAAGGTAGGATATGAAAGAGGCGGAAATCTATTTGTGTTCGATTTGGCTGAAAAACAAGAAACTCAATTGACTAATGATGCCGAAGATGGTTTTTACAATGGTCGATTCGGATGGGCTTATGAAGAGGAATTTGGACTAGCACAAGCTTGGGAGTGGTCCCCTGACAGTGAGTACATTGCATTCTGGCAATCAGATGAAAGAGATGTTCCAATTTTTCAAATGACAGATTACCAAGGAACGCATAAAGAATGGGTAGAATTGCCGTATCCGCAGGTAGGGGATACTAATCCCACCGTAAGGATTGGCGTGATTAATGTATCGGAAAAATCTAAAGAATGGATGCAAGTTCCTTTGGCAGAGGGTTATATTCCAAGAATATATTGGACTGCTGAAAAAGCGAAATTAGCAGTGATGCATCTTAACAGAGCGCAAACACATATGAAGTTATACATGGCTGATGGGGCTACGGGAGATGCCAAGATGATCTTGGAAGAAGAATCGGATGCTTGGATTGATGTATTCGATTTCTTTGCCGGGATTATGCATTACGCATTTTTCCCTTCTGATGCCACGGAGTTTTTCTGGATTTCCGATAAAGATGGTTATGCTCATTTATACCGATATAATTATGATGGTAAATTACAGAATCAGGTAACCACTGGTAATTGGGAAGTAGTTTATGTTCATGCTGTTGATAGCAAAAAGAAAAAAATTTATTACAGCTCAACGGAGGACTCCCCATTAGAACGTCAATTATATGTGATCAATTTTAATGGAAAAGGGAAGAAAAAATTGACAGAACAGGAAGGACGTCATAATATTGATATGGCGCCTGAGGCAACTTTTTTTATTGACCGATATTCAAATGTGAATACCCCCACTAAAGTGGATTTAAGAAATGCTTCTGGTAAATTAGTAAAGGCATTGGAAGAAAATAAAGAAGTGACCGAAGCTTTAAAGAATGTAGCTTTCGTAATGCCTGAGTTATCTAGTTTTACAAATAGTGAAGGCGATAAAATTGATATTTCGATATATAAGCCACTTGGATTTGACGCTTCTCAAAAATATCCTATGGTATTGGATGTCTATGGTGGTCCTGGGGCGCAATCAGTGTATAATCAATGGAGCGTAAGTGCTTGGCATCAATATTTGCTTCACAACGGTTATGTAGTCATCCAAGTGAACAATAGAGGGGGCGGAGGTTATGGTCGTGAATTTGAGAAAATTGTTTATAAAAACTTAGGTCATTCCGAAGCTCAGGATTTTGCAGATGCTGCGAACTTTATCGTTGACAAGGGTTATGTAGAGGCCGATAAAATTGCCATCAGAGGACATAGCTATGGAGGTTACATGAGTAGTTTCTCTATCTTAAATCATCCAAATGTTTTTAAAGTGGCTTTAGTAGGTGCGCCTGTAACGGATTGGAGACTTTATGATAGTATTTACGCAGAGCGATATATGGGATTAGAAGAGGATAATGAAGAAGGTTATATCAATTCTGCACCTACTACTTATGCTAAAAACTTAACTGGCCATATGTTCATTGCTCATAGTACCATGGATGAAAATGTACATGTTCAAAATACTTTTCAATTAGTGAAAGCCCTAGTTGATAATGGAAAGGATCATGATTTAAAGATTTTTCCTCCGGGTGCCCACGGGGTAGCCTACAATTATCCAAGCTATTTACTGTTGATGAATAACTATATTAACTATTTAGAGAGATATTTGAAGTAA